A genomic region of Zea mays cultivar B73 chromosome 6, Zm-B73-REFERENCE-NAM-5.0, whole genome shotgun sequence contains the following coding sequences:
- the LOC103631410 gene encoding probable gamma-aminobutyrate transaminase 3, mitochondrial: MAVRERNIVEHVNKIAPRFQEGIKAFSGSPIVGEIRGLGLILGTEFVDNKSPNDPFPAEWGVGSIFGTECEKRGMLIRVAGDSIMLSPPLIMTPNEVEEIISKFGDALKATEERIGELKSRKN, translated from the exons ATGGCCGTTAGGGAAAGGAATATTGTAGAACACGTTAACAAAATTGCTCCAAGGTTCCAGGAGGGAATCAAGGCCTTCTCAGGCAGCCCAATTGTTGGGGAG ATACGCGGTCTGGGACTGATACTTGGAACTGAATTTGTCGACAACAAATCTCCAAATGATCCATTTCCAGCTGAATGGG GTGTTGGTTCGATATTTGGCACGGAGTGCGAGAAGCGTGGGATGCTCATCAGGGTGGCTGGGGACAGCATCATGCTGTCACCCCCGCTGATCATGACTCCCAATGAAGTCGAAGAA ATCATAAGCAAATTCGGCGATGCTCTAAAGGCTACAGAGGAacggattggagaactgaaatccagGAAGAATTAG